In the genome of Coregonus clupeaformis isolate EN_2021a chromosome 1, ASM2061545v1, whole genome shotgun sequence, one region contains:
- the decr2 gene encoding peroxisomal 2,4-dienoyl-CoA reductase [(3E)-enoyl-CoA-producing] isoform X1, giving the protein MAEPQRVGDVPEDVDTDDCMTSYTHIYSPDLLKDQVAFITGGGSGIGLRIAEVLMRHGCDTVIASRNFEKLTEAAKKLTAATGRHCLPLTIDVRQPQTISAAVDETLKELGRIDILINNAAGNFLCPATSLSFNAFKTVLEIDTMGTFNTSKVVYEKWFKDHGGAIVNISATLGYRGQALQVHAGSAKAANDAMTKHLAVEWGPSGVRVNTLAPGPISGTEGFRRLGGNRADSMGAFSSIPLQRAGNKTEMAHSVLFLASRASSYVTGHIMVADGGSWLTSANDVSMLLGYWSAELKRDK; this is encoded by the exons ATGGCAGAGCCACAGAGGGTGGGAGATGTGCCTGAGGATGTAGACACAGATGACTGCATGACTTCATACACTCACATTTACAGTCCAGATTTACTCAA AGACCAAGTGGCGTTCATAACTGGAGGGGGATCTGGAATTGGACTACGCATAGCTGAAGTGCTCATGAG GCACGGCTGTGACACAGTGATTGCCAGCAGAAACTTTGAAAAGCTCACAGAG GCTGCTAAGAAGCTGACGGCAGCGACGGGACGCCACTGTCTCCCTCTGACCATTGACGTGCGACAGCCCCAGACCATCTCCGCTGCAGTGGACGAGACGCTGAAAGAGCTGGGCAGGATTGATATCCTCATTAATA aTGCTGCTGGAAACTTCCTGTGCCCTGCTACCTCCCTCTCATTCAATGCCTTCAAGACAGTCTTGGAGATAGACACCATGGGTACATTTAACACCAGCAAGGTGGTCTATGAGAAGTGGTTCAAG GACCACGGGGGTGCCATTGTAAACATCTCTGCCACCCTCGGCTACAGGGGTCAGGCACTCCAGGTGCATGCTGGCTCTGCCAAGGCTGCCAATG atGCCATGACCAAGCACCTGGCCGTTGAGTGGGGACCAAGTGGGGTAAGGGTTAACACCCTAGCACCAGGTCCTATTTCGGGGACAGAGGGCTTCCGTAGGCTGG GTGGCAACAGAGCAGACAGCATGGGCGCCTTCTCATCCATTCCACTGCAGCGGGCAGGCAACAAGACTGAGATGGCCCACAGCGTGCTGTTCCTGGCCAGCCGCGCCTCCTCCTATGTGACGGGCCACATCATGGTGGCTGACGGCGGGAGCTGGCTCACCTCAGCCAATGACGTGTCCATGCTGCTCG
- the decr2 gene encoding peroxisomal 2,4-dienoyl-CoA reductase [(3E)-enoyl-CoA-producing] isoform X2 has product MAEPQRVGDVPEDVDTDDCMTSYTHIYSPDLLKDQVAFITGGGSGIGLRIAEVLMRHGCDTVIASRNFEKLTEAAKKLTAATGRHCLPLTIDVRQPQTISAAVDETLKELGRIDILINNAAGNFLCPATSLSFNAFKTVLEIDTMGTFNTSKVVYEKWFKDHGGAIVNISATLGYRGQALQVHAGSAKAANDAMTKHLAVEWGPSGVRVNTLAPGPISGTEGFRRLGGNRADSMGAFSSIPLQRAGNKTEMAHSVLFLASRASSYVTGHIMVADGGSWLTSANDVSMLLGIASSQSAKL; this is encoded by the exons ATGGCAGAGCCACAGAGGGTGGGAGATGTGCCTGAGGATGTAGACACAGATGACTGCATGACTTCATACACTCACATTTACAGTCCAGATTTACTCAA AGACCAAGTGGCGTTCATAACTGGAGGGGGATCTGGAATTGGACTACGCATAGCTGAAGTGCTCATGAG GCACGGCTGTGACACAGTGATTGCCAGCAGAAACTTTGAAAAGCTCACAGAG GCTGCTAAGAAGCTGACGGCAGCGACGGGACGCCACTGTCTCCCTCTGACCATTGACGTGCGACAGCCCCAGACCATCTCCGCTGCAGTGGACGAGACGCTGAAAGAGCTGGGCAGGATTGATATCCTCATTAATA aTGCTGCTGGAAACTTCCTGTGCCCTGCTACCTCCCTCTCATTCAATGCCTTCAAGACAGTCTTGGAGATAGACACCATGGGTACATTTAACACCAGCAAGGTGGTCTATGAGAAGTGGTTCAAG GACCACGGGGGTGCCATTGTAAACATCTCTGCCACCCTCGGCTACAGGGGTCAGGCACTCCAGGTGCATGCTGGCTCTGCCAAGGCTGCCAATG atGCCATGACCAAGCACCTGGCCGTTGAGTGGGGACCAAGTGGGGTAAGGGTTAACACCCTAGCACCAGGTCCTATTTCGGGGACAGAGGGCTTCCGTAGGCTGG GTGGCAACAGAGCAGACAGCATGGGCGCCTTCTCATCCATTCCACTGCAGCGGGCAGGCAACAAGACTGAGATGGCCCACAGCGTGCTGTTCCTGGCCAGCCGCGCCTCCTCCTATGTGACGGGCCACATCATGGTGGCTGACGGCGGGAGCTGGCTCACCTCAGCCAATGACGTGTCCATGCTGCTCGGTATAGCTTCCTCTCAATCTGCTAAACTCTGA
- the LOC121567384 gene encoding retinol dehydrogenase 13 — MSKYILPVSVFGTVFGCAVLLKNHVTGGPCPSKAKIPGKTVVITGANTGIGKETAKELAKRGGRIIMGCRDMEKCEAAAKEIRGQTLNPHVYAHHIDLASIKSIRQFAERVNQEEKHVDVLINNAGVMRCPAGKTEDGFDIQFGVNHLGHFLLTNLLLEKLKDSAPSRVVNLASLAHIVGEIDFNDLNWDNKKFDTKRAYCQSKLANVLFTRELAQRLDGTGVTVNCLHPGVVATELGRHTGLHQSQFSSSVLSPFFTLLVKGPELGAQPSVYLAVAEELEGVTGRYYDVMMEKEPAPKALDQEVSRRLWEASARLMGLEQEQAPSAAVPASNGAQEKRSTDPDTKIIVKHPLSVFEQTGMNPGV, encoded by the exons ATGAGCAAATATATTCTGCCCGTCTCGGTCTTTGGAACAGTGTTTGGGTGCGCTGTTTTATTAAA GAACCATGTTACTGGAGGCCCTTGTCCCAGTAAGGCTAAAATACCAGGGAAGACAGTGGTCATAACAGGAGCCAACACTGGGATTGGTAAAGAGACAGCCAAAGAACTGGCTAAGAGAG GCGGTCGAATTATTATGGGGTGCAGGGATATGGAGAAATGTGAGGCGGCTGCCAAGGAGATCCGGGGGCAGACACTGAATCCTCATGTTTACGCACACCACATAGACCTGGCCTCTATCAAATCCATCCGCCAGTTTGCAGAGAGAGTCAACCAAG AGGAAAAGCATGTGGATGTGCTGATAAACAATGCAGGagtgatgagatgtccagcagggAAGACAGAGGATGGGTTTGACATACAGTTTGGAGTGAACCATTTAG GTCACTTCTTGCTGACCAATCTGCTTCTGGAAAAGCTGAAGGACTCTGCCCCCAGCAGAGTGGTCAACCTGGCCTCTCTCGCCCACATCGTCGGGGAGATCGACTTCAACGACCTCAACTGGGACAATAAGAAGTTTGACACCAAACGGGCCTACTGCCAAAGCAAACTCGCCAACGTTCTATTCACAAGAGAACTGGCCCAAAGGCTAGATG GTACTGGGGTCACTGTGAATTGCCTACACCCGGGGGTCGTTGCCACAGAGCTGGGGAGACACACTGGCCTCCACCAATCGCAGTTCTCCAGCTCAGTGCTCA GTCCGTTCTTCACCCTCCTAGTGAAGGGGCCAGAGCTGGGGGCCCAGCCTAGTGTCTATCTGGCCGTGGCCGAGGAGCTGGAGGGGGTTACGGGACGCTACTACGACGTGATGATGGAGAAGGAGCCAGCACCCAAGGCCCTCGACCAGGAGGTGTCCCGGAGGTTGTGGGAGGCCAGCGCCAGGCTGATGGGGCTGGAGCAGGAGCAGGCACCATCAGCAGCAGTGCCAGCCTCAAATGGGGCCCAAGAGAAGcgcagcacagacccagacactaAAATCATAGTCAAGCACCCACTGTCAGTGTTTGAGCAAACAGGAATGAACCCTGGAGTATGA
- the sbk1 gene encoding serine/threonine-protein kinase SBK1, giving the protein MQDHGGESSLPHSVKASLSLSPSGPGQVGSGRGSPTSKVGYCGGGGAPVEDMQALAITSLSGADVAKHYEHIRKLGKGTYGKVDLVAHRTQGTKMALKFVTKSKTKLKSFLREYSLTGTLSCSPFIIKVLDVLFETEDSYVFGQEYAPAGDLFDIIPPQVGLPEEMVKRCMQQLGLALDFMHSKNLVHRDVKPENVLLFDRECRRIKLADFGMTRRVGCRVKRVSGTIPYTAPEVCRASRAEGFLVTTSLDVWAFGVLVFCMLTGNFPWEAALPADAFYEEFRRWQRAGCPTAAYPSQWRRFTDDALRMFQRLLAAEPEKRCGVKDVFCFVKYELVSELRRRASCRAKRGERSSSSGVCSASCTSTSSSSSSSSRSHRHPEPSTPPGTTTLLRPAPLKRSVLSDPYSPQEESPGQHHSSPGREKTKSQMVMATAIEICV; this is encoded by the exons ATGCAGGACCATGGAGGAGAGAGCAG TCTGCCCCACAGCGTCAAGGCgagcctgtctctgtctccgtcGGGGCCGGGCCAGGTGGGCAGCGGCAGGGGCTCTCCCACCTCCAAGGTGGGGTACTGTGGTGGTGGAGGGGCGCCTGTGGAGGACATGCAGGCTCTGGCCATAACCTCCCTGTCGGGTGCAGATGTGGCCAAACACTACGAGCACATTCGCAAGCTGGGCAAGGGCACCTACGGCAAGGTGGACCTGGTGGCACACCGCACACAGG GCACCAAAATGGCTCTGAAGTTTGTTACCAAGAGCAAGACGAAGCTGAAGAGCTTCCTGAGGGAGTACAGCCTGACGGGCACACTGAGCTGCAGCCCCTTCATCATCAAAGTCCTGGACGTACTCTTCGAGACAGAGGATAGCTACGTCTTCGGACAGGAGTACGCGCCCGCGGGAGACCTGTTCGACATCATTCCCCCCCAG GTTGGTCTTCCGGAGGAGATGGTGAAGCGCTGTATGCAGCAGCTGGGTCTGGCTCTGGACTTCATGCACAGCAAGAACCTGGTGCACCGCGACGTCAAGCCCGAGAACGTGCTCCTCTTCGACCGTGAGTGCAGACGCATCAAACTGGCTGACTTCGGCATGACGCGGCGCGTGGGCTGTCGCGTGAAGCGCGTGAGCGGCACCATCCCATACACGGCGCCAGAGGTGTGCCGCGCCAGTCGTGCCGAAGGCTTCCTGGTGACCACCAGTCTAGACGTGTGGGCCTTCGGTGTGCTCGTCTTCTGCATGCTGACGGGTAACTTCCCTTGGGAGGCAGCGCTGCCCGCCGACGCCTTCTACGAGGAGTTCCGCCGCTGGCAGCGGGCGGGGTGCCCCACAGCGGCCTACCCGTCCCAGTGGCGCCGCTTCACCGATGACGCCCTACGCATGTTCCAGCGGCTGCTCGCCGCCGAGCCTGAGAAGCGCTGCGGCGTGAAGGACGTCTTCTGCTTTGTCAAGTACGAGCTGGTCAGCGAGCTCCGACGCCGCGCCTCCTGCCGGGCCAAGAGAGGCGAGAGGTCCAGTTCGTCTGGTGTATGCTCCGCAAGCTgtacctccacctcctcttcgtCTTCCTCCTCGTCACGCTCCCACAGACACCCAGAGCCCTCCACCCCACCTGGGACGACCACATTACTGCGCCCAGCGCCCCTGAAGAGGAGTGTCCTCTCTGAcccctattcccctcaggaggaGTCTCCTGGCCAGCACCACTCTTCTCCGGGCCGGGAGAAGACCAAGA